The Natator depressus isolate rNatDep1 chromosome 8, rNatDep2.hap1, whole genome shotgun sequence genome window below encodes:
- the LOC141992728 gene encoding melatonin receptor type 1A-like: MEEEGSLLKNLSAGLGREDGLYPTWVVITLAVILIVTIAVDILGNLLVIISVFKNKNLRKAGNAFVVSLAIADLLVAFYPYPLVLMAIVHGGWVMGYLHCQASGFLMGISVIGSVFNITGIAINRYYYICHSLKYDTLFSGTNTVCYVGLVWALTLLAIVPNFFVESLQYDPRVYSCTFAQSVSALYTISVVVIHFFLPITIVSYCYLRIWLLVLQVRRRVKPETQPKIKPHDFWNFLTMFVVFVLFAVCWAPLNFIGFVVAVKPTLGSLIPEWLFTASYFMAYFNSCLNAVVYGVMNQNFRKEYKRIILTALQLAYRTDGD; encoded by the exons ATGGAGGAGGAAGGTTCTCTGCTGAAGAACCTGTCTGCTGGCTTGGGAAGGGAGGATGGTCTCTACCCCACCTGGGTGGTGATCACGCTGGCTGTCATCCTCATCGTCACCATCGCTGTGGACATCCTGGGCAACCTCCTGGTGATCATCTCGGTCTTCAAGAACAAGAACCTGAGAAAAGCAG GCAATGCCTTCGTGGTGAGCTTGGCCATTGCAGACTTACTCGTGGCTTTTTACCCTTATCCCCTGGTCCTGATGGCTATTGTCCATGGCGGCTGGGTGATGGGGTACCTCCACTGCCAGGCCAGCGGTTTTCTGATGGGCATCAGCGTTATCGGCTCCGTCTTCAACATCACGGGCATCGCCATCAACCGCTACTATTACATCTGCCACAGCCTGAAGTACGACACGCTCTTCTCGGGCACCAACACCGTGTGCTACGTGGGGCTGGTTTGGGCACTCACCTTGCTGGCCATCGTGCCAAACTTCTTTGTGGAGTCCCTGCAGTACGACCCGCGAGTGTACTCCTGCACTTTCGCCCAGTCCGTCAGCGCCCTGTACACCATCTCCGTGGTGGTCATCCATTTCTTCTTACCCATCACCATCGTCAGCTACTGCTACCTGCGGATCTGGCTGCTGGTCCTCCAGGTGCGGCGCAGGGTGAAGCCGGAGACGCAGCCCAAAATCAAGCCCCATGATTTCTGGAACTTCCTGACCATGTTCGTGGTCTTCGTGCTCTTTGCTGTGTGCTGGGCACCGTTAAACTTCATCGGCTTCGTGGTGGCGGTCAAGCCCACACTGGGTTCCTTGATACCCGAGTGGCTCTTCACGGCTAGCTACTTCATGGCCTACTTCAACAGCTGTCTGAACGCTGTGGTTTATGGGGTGATGAACCAGAACTTTAGGAAAGAGTACAAGAGAATCATACTGACTGCATTGCAACTGGCTTACAGGACTGATGGAGACTAG